From a single Methylosinus sp. H3A genomic region:
- a CDS encoding cold shock domain-containing protein, whose protein sequence is MQTTPEIDFQGMEASPQAQARISHHIDELETRFGRVTACRVVVKAPSARHQSGGQYEINIRLALPDGREAIVERTPPEDERYQDFDFALNDAFKRARRRLQDQVRRLEGHVKQHAEPAIGVVRRLMREDGYGFLESEDGLELYFHRNSVEGAGFAALESGDRVRYVPEDGEKGPQASAVRPLGERAPS, encoded by the coding sequence ATGCAGACGACGCCGGAAATCGACTTTCAGGGCATGGAGGCTTCGCCGCAGGCGCAGGCGCGCATCTCGCATCACATAGACGAGCTCGAGACGCGGTTCGGTCGCGTCACCGCCTGCCGCGTCGTCGTCAAGGCGCCGAGCGCGCGCCATCAGAGCGGCGGACAATATGAGATCAACATTCGCCTCGCTCTGCCGGATGGGCGCGAGGCGATCGTCGAGCGCACGCCGCCGGAGGACGAGCGCTATCAGGATTTCGATTTCGCGCTCAACGACGCTTTCAAGCGCGCGCGAAGGCGGCTGCAGGATCAGGTTCGCCGCCTCGAGGGACATGTGAAGCAACATGCGGAGCCGGCGATCGGCGTAGTGCGGCGGCTGATGCGTGAGGACGGCTATGGATTCTTAGAAAGCGAGGATGGGCTTGAACTCTATTTTCACCGCAATAGCGTCGAAGGCGCGGGGTTCGCGGCGCTCGAGAGCGGCGATCGCGTGCGCTATGTGCCTGAAGATGGTGAGAAAGGTCCGCAGGCGAGCGCGGTGCGGCCGCTCGGTGAGCGGGCGCCCTCGTGA
- a CDS encoding dienelactone hydrolase family protein, whose amino-acid sequence MATPIAEFEAAVGQRGLCGALAVPHDARALVIFAHGSGSSRFSPRNNFVAAALRETGLATLLMDLLTEDEARDRRNVFDIPMLAERVVEAIDWAAAEPALRDLSIGLFGASTGAAAALVAAAERPQCVRAIVSRGGRPDLAGEALEHVRAPTLLIIGGLDFEVLNLNRMAARRLRDVRLDVVPGATHLFEEPGTLEQVVELAIRWFAERLTRRDQS is encoded by the coding sequence ATGGCGACGCCGATTGCAGAATTCGAGGCGGCCGTCGGCCAGCGCGGCCTTTGCGGGGCGCTCGCCGTTCCCCACGATGCGCGCGCGCTGGTGATCTTCGCGCATGGCTCGGGCTCCTCGCGCTTCAGCCCGCGCAATAATTTCGTCGCCGCGGCGTTGCGCGAGACAGGCCTCGCGACGCTGCTGATGGATCTCTTGACCGAGGACGAAGCGCGCGATCGCCGCAATGTCTTCGACATTCCGATGCTCGCCGAACGCGTCGTCGAGGCGATCGACTGGGCCGCGGCCGAGCCTGCGCTCCGTGATCTTTCGATCGGCCTCTTCGGCGCGAGCACGGGCGCGGCCGCGGCTCTCGTCGCGGCGGCCGAACGGCCGCAATGCGTGCGGGCGATCGTCTCGCGCGGCGGGCGGCCCGATCTCGCCGGCGAGGCGCTCGAGCATGTGCGCGCGCCGACATTGCTCATCATTGGCGGCCTCGATTTCGAAGTTCTTAATCTCAATCGCATGGCGGCGAGACGTCTGCGCGATGTACGCCTCGACGTCGTGCCTGGAGCGACACATTTGTTCGAGGAGCCTGGAACTCTGGAACAGGTCGTAGAGCTCGCAATCCGATGGTTCGCCGAGAGATTGACGCGGCGCGACCAAAGCTGA